The following DNA comes from Methanosarcina vacuolata Z-761.
AGCCCTGCCTCTTTTGCCATTTTCGCACACTCATAGGTATACTCGTGCCAGATTGTTGGCTCATTATAGGTCCAGGCAATGGAGCTTGAACGTGAGAGAAGCGCCCTTTCAACAAGTTCTTCAGGTGGAATATCCATTGTGTAAGCATCTTCCAGGCAGACCTGAGAAATTGACCAGTTCTGGCAGTGCTTACATCGGAAATTGCACCCTATTGACCCGACAGAATGAACATAAGACCCTGGATAAAAGTGATAAAGAGGTTTTTTTTCGACAGGGTCAACAGCCTCGCTTGAGACCGTCCCATAAATAAGAGTATATAGTTTTCCGTCCCTGTTTTCCCGGACTCCGCAAAAGCCCCTTTTTCCCTGGGAAATTTTGCAACTATGGGCACAGAGCTTGCAGTGTACTTTATTATCTCCGATTTTCTCGTAGAGCATGGCTTCTTTTATCACAGCAATCCCCATTTAGAAATTGCTTTACAGCATAATAATGTTGCTGTTTCATATTTTTCCAGTTTTTCGGGAAGAAATGGTCAACTTACGGGTAAGTTTCTGCACCTGGTAATACTATCTGGAACAATAGGGTTTAAAACAAAGCTATCCGAAAAAAGCGATCTGGAACAAAGTGATCTGAAACAAAGTGATCTGAAACAAAGTGATCTGAAACAAAGTGATCTG
Coding sequences within:
- a CDS encoding pentapeptide repeat-containing protein, whose product is MGTELAVYFIISDFLVEHGFFYHSNPHLEIALQHNNVAVSYFSSFSGRNGQLTGKFLHLVILSGTIGFKTKLSEKSDLEQSDLKQSDLKQSDLKQSDLKQSDLKQSDL